One Citricoccus sp. K5 DNA window includes the following coding sequences:
- a CDS encoding Rv3235 family protein, which produces MTTLTTAAEQTPEQTPALTVTAVPATLPPLDSVAGSGLGLASRETRSQQHPAWAPRQRPLDETTMTERAQAEHRREEERHVRSLARIVALACVEAELGLRSARQLSAWLDLATYQKMIRRADLAQRIRATRSDGPSAAPKALGARACRLGQDAYEASATVQMPDRARAMALRIEKHRNRWKVTALELG; this is translated from the coding sequence ATGACGACCTTGACCACGGCAGCAGAACAGACCCCGGAGCAGACTCCGGCCCTGACCGTGACCGCCGTTCCCGCCACCCTGCCGCCCCTGGACTCCGTGGCCGGCTCCGGCCTGGGCCTGGCCTCCCGTGAAACGCGGAGTCAGCAGCACCCGGCATGGGCGCCCCGGCAGCGTCCACTCGACGAGACCACGATGACCGAGCGTGCACAGGCAGAGCACCGGCGCGAGGAAGAACGCCATGTCCGGTCCCTGGCGCGGATCGTGGCCTTGGCCTGTGTGGAGGCCGAACTCGGTCTTCGGTCGGCACGTCAGCTGTCCGCATGGCTCGACCTGGCCACCTACCAGAAGATGATCCGCCGGGCCGACCTGGCCCAACGAATCCGGGCCACCCGGAGCGATGGTCCCTCCGCGGCACCCAAGGCCCTCGGGGCTCGGGCCTGCCGACTGGGCCAGGATGCCTATGAGGCCAGTGCCACTGTCCAAATGCCGGACCGCGCCCGGGCCATGGCCTTGCGCATCGAGAAGCACCGCAACCGGTGGAAGGTCACGGCGCTGGAACTCGGTTAG
- a CDS encoding LysM peptidoglycan-binding domain-containing protein produces the protein MSASSENRRPALRGEDLVLTLLCTVAGPLLWWFGATGLGGAAPSAGLPLVERLVASLCAGAGAVVAAWWFLAVLGTALVALGHRTRSLRLIRCGGTLSPAFLRRVAASVLGVNLLLAPGAWATPGSTVEPLPAAHVSTARAASVYTPTALPHPGWLSAASASLPDEQPLPTPTWKPSAPVPSAPGAPRSGQSATDDVKTVTVRRGDCLWDIAAHELGPTATDLEVDGRWRQWHDHNRTVIGSDADVLIPGTVLTAPPLN, from the coding sequence GTGAGTGCATCGTCTGAGAACCGCCGCCCGGCACTCCGGGGCGAGGACCTGGTCCTGACCCTGCTGTGCACCGTGGCCGGACCGTTGCTGTGGTGGTTCGGCGCAACCGGGCTGGGAGGGGCCGCTCCCAGCGCCGGCCTGCCCCTCGTCGAGCGGCTGGTGGCCTCCCTGTGTGCCGGAGCGGGCGCCGTCGTGGCCGCATGGTGGTTCCTGGCTGTGCTGGGCACCGCCTTGGTGGCACTGGGTCACCGGACCAGGTCGCTCCGCCTCATACGCTGCGGCGGCACACTCTCCCCCGCCTTCCTCCGCCGGGTGGCGGCGTCAGTCCTGGGAGTCAACCTGCTGCTGGCGCCGGGGGCCTGGGCCACGCCGGGGTCCACCGTCGAGCCGCTCCCGGCGGCCCACGTTTCCACAGCGCGGGCGGCCTCGGTGTACACGCCCACCGCCCTCCCACACCCGGGTTGGCTCTCGGCCGCCTCGGCATCCCTGCCGGACGAACAGCCCCTTCCGACACCCACGTGGAAACCCTCGGCCCCGGTACCGTCCGCTCCCGGTGCACCGCGCTCGGGCCAGTCCGCCACGGACGACGTCAAGACCGTCACGGTACGCCGGGGTGATTGCCTGTGGGACATCGCAGCGCATGAACTGGGTCCCACTGCCACCGACCTGGAAGTGGACGGCCGATGGCGCCAGTGGCATGACCACAACCGCACCGTCATCGGCAGCGACGCCGATGTACTCATCCCCGGCACCGTCCTCACGGCACCGCCCCTGAACTAG
- a CDS encoding helix-turn-helix domain-containing protein, whose amino-acid sequence MPRFLTLTDVAEELQVSMAQARALVRSGELPAIQIGGRGQWRVEQVKLDEYIEDLYVQQAAKAEARKAGAPQTEDA is encoded by the coding sequence ATGCCGCGCTTCCTGACCCTGACCGATGTCGCCGAGGAGCTCCAGGTCTCCATGGCGCAGGCACGTGCGCTGGTGCGCAGTGGGGAGCTGCCGGCCATCCAGATCGGCGGCCGGGGCCAGTGGCGGGTGGAGCAGGTCAAGCTCGACGAGTACATCGAGGACCTCTACGTGCAGCAGGCCGCCAAGGCCGAGGCCCGGAAGGCCGGTGCACCTCAGACGGAGGACGCCTGA